The Caldicellulosiruptor obsidiansis OB47 genome segment ATAATGTGGATAGTAGTTTGCATAATCTTTGTGTCTTTCTGGTCCAATTATAGTTCCTCGTTTACTATATGCAACGTTTAAAGCAAGAGTTTTTGCTTTGCTTTCAGTTCTGCAGAAAACATCACCTTCGAATAATGAAACTCTATTATAAGCGGTTTCATAATCAATTGCAGGTCCAATATAAACGTTATTATTTCTAATTATTGCCATATAATAATCATAACTACTATTTTTTATCTTTTCTAGAATCCTCGAAGCTGCTATATAAGTTATTCCGACAATTACAATTGCTTCACCAATGGCTAAAAGTGCCGAAATTAGTGCCTCTATTAATCCTACCGCAATAGGCAAAGCAATAACAAACTGTGCCGAAACAGTGTCAGAATCACCAATATTATACTCTTCTTTTGTTTTTTCATCAATTAGCTTTGCTTTTAAATTCTCACCATCAAAGTATTCTACTTTTACAGAAAAGTTTCTCTCTTCATTCAAGCTTGAGCTATCCAAACTTTTATCAAACTTTTTAGTAGCAATTGGCTTGACCTTTAATTTTATTTCATTTGTATCTTTATCAAACGTTGCAATATACTTATACCCCTCATACTCAGCTTCTGCTCTTTTGATTTTTTTGTCGGCATCATAAACCTTTATTTTATCTTTCCAAACATCATATCTTGGCTTTGCAAAGCTGACAGAATTGATAGGCAAAAAGGTTAATATAAAGCTAATACAAACAATTAAAGCTAATATTCTTTTCATTTTGTTTTTCATTTTTAACACCCCTCCGAACTCTTTTTATTTGAATCTCACAAGACCATAGCCAAATATATTATCTTTACCTTTTTCACCCAGATCCTTTGATAGTTTTATCAGCACATTACAAATTTTGTCTTTATTCATGCTGTTTTTAGGGTTTAACCCCCACTTTTCTGGTTTGCTTAAAATAAGAGCAATCATTCCTGTTAAGTGGGCAGCAGCAACTGAGTTTCCACTTGAGAGTTTATAACTCTGGTTTTTTGTTGTGGACAGAATATTTTCTCCATATGAACAAAAATCAATTTTACCTTGAGATGAAAACAGAGATATTTGATTTTTGTAGTTGACAGAAGCAACAGAAATAACTTCGGGGTATGATGCAGGGAAGCCTGCTTTTGAGCCAAATGAATTTCTTGCTGATGCAACAATGATTATTCCATGTTTTGCTGCTTTTGAAACAGCTTTTCTGAGTTTTGGATTATCAGATGATGTAGAAAAACTCATGTTTACAATGTTGATTTTGTTTTTTATACACCAGTCAAGAGCACGTATTACCAAATCAACTTTTCCTTCAAGTTTTTTATTTAAGATTTTTAAGATGAAAATTTCAGCATCAGGTGCGATACCGACAATACCAAAGTTGTTATTTTGAGCTGCGATTATGCCAGCGATAAAAGTACCATGTCCTGTTTCATCAAAAGCGGGTTTGTTTGGGTCAATAAAGTTAATAGTTTTGATAATATTTGCGCCTTTTAAATCAGGATGGTTGAGGTCGATACCGGAATCCAGAATAGCAATTTTTACATTTTTGCCTTTGGTGAATTTCCACATTTTAGTGATACCAAGTTTTTTGTAGCTCCAGGGAACAATTTGCTTTTTATAGGCTTGTTGAAGGTTTTGTGTAGGAGGATTATTACTCATGTAGAGATTGGCAGCAAGTATTGATGATAATATTGCAAAGATAGCACCTGACAGTAAAAAAAGCTTCTTGTGTTTGTGCAACAAATTAGAACCTCCTAACAAAATAAATAGGATTAAAGTATTTAAGAGGTGTTGAGTATAATGATAGTTATCAACTCCTTTCAATGGATAAAATAGCTATAAATACTTATATCAAAAAAAAAAAAAACGCAATAGGCAAATTGAATAAATTTTATTTTCTTCATGTGGAGAGTTTAAACAATAGAGTTGTATTTTTATACTTGTTACAAGATTTTTGTAGAATTTATGGTGGGAAAAGCTGCTATTTTAGCAAACAAAAAAATAATCAAGAATCAGGTGATTTTTATTTTTTACAAGTGGGGCAAAAACTCGCAATTAGATACTAATTTATTTATATATCTCATAGAGAAGAATAGAACTTATTTTCCATTAGTTAAGTCCTTATTTGAAAAAATCCAAAAAGGACAACTATATGGGGTAACTTCTAGCCTTGTATATACTGAATTACTTTCAAAGCCTTTTCAAGAAGAAAATATAGTCCTTGTGAATAAATACAAAGTACTCCTAGCTACATTTCCAAACTTAATAATTAAAGAAGTGGATAAGGATATAGCAACCCTTGCTGCAAAATTATGTGCCAAATATAAAATAAAAACTCCAGATGCAATATTTATTGCAACAGGAATAGCTGAAAAGGCACAAATATTTATAACTAATGACACAAGGTTGAAAATTGTAAATGAGATTAGTATTATAATATTAGATGAATTGCTTAATCAAACTGATAGAGTGATTATAGATTAAAAGCAGAATTAAATGCATCAAGATAGTCGGAATTATTCTTAAATAGCACCACGAAGGTGCTATAAATATTTAGAGTTGGTGGTAAGATAAATTCGAGAAAGGTATAACTAAAGATTTTGAGAACAAAGCCCACGATGGGTGAGAATATCACCTTTTGTGGGCTTTATTATTTTATTTACAAATATACACAGAGGAGGTAAAAAGCTAATGAGGGGCAGAGATTTTTGTTCGTATTACTTTAAGGCAAGAAAAAAGTCAATAAGTATTCTTACAATTTTGGGTCTTTTCTTCTTAATTATATCCAGCACATTTTCTGGCCAAGCAAAACAAGCAAAACAAGAAAAACCCTTGTCTAAACTCATCATTACAGACCTTCTTGGCAGAAAAGTAGAAATTGAAAACAAGAAGAACAAAAGAATTGTTGCAATAGGCCCTGGAGCATT includes the following:
- a CDS encoding S8 family peptidase, with protein sequence MHKHKKLFLLSGAIFAILSSILAANLYMSNNPPTQNLQQAYKKQIVPWSYKKLGITKMWKFTKGKNVKIAILDSGIDLNHPDLKGANIIKTINFIDPNKPAFDETGHGTFIAGIIAAQNNNFGIVGIAPDAEIFILKILNKKLEGKVDLVIRALDWCIKNKINIVNMSFSTSSDNPKLRKAVSKAAKHGIIIVASARNSFGSKAGFPASYPEVISVASVNYKNQISLFSSQGKIDFCSYGENILSTTKNQSYKLSSGNSVAAAHLTGMIALILSKPEKWGLNPKNSMNKDKICNVLIKLSKDLGEKGKDNIFGYGLVRFK
- a CDS encoding type II toxin-antitoxin system VapC family toxin — protein: MVGKAAILANKKIIKNQVIFIFYKWGKNSQLDTNLFIYLIEKNRTYFPLVKSLFEKIQKGQLYGVTSSLVYTELLSKPFQEENIVLVNKYKVLLATFPNLIIKEVDKDIATLAAKLCAKYKIKTPDAIFIATGIAEKAQIFITNDTRLKIVNEISIIILDELLNQTDRVIID